The genomic stretch CGAAGGTGGAAAAGTTCCTAAAGATCGATGTCAAGGAAAATTTTGTAAGCTGGATCGGGGATGAGATTGCGGTACTTCAAATTAAATCCCACATTAATCAGGGCAAAAATGATGTCGCCCTCGTCCTCAAAGCCAATGATGCTGAGGATGCCAAGACCAATTTGGATTTTGTGGTGGAGCAGATTCGTAAAAAGACACCCGTAAAGTTCAAGGCGGTCAATTATAAGGATTACGAAATCAATTTTCTTTCCATCAAAGGGTTCTTTAAAATGCTCTTGGGCGGAAGGTTCGACGAGTTTGACAAACCCTACTTTACCCAAATTGATGACTTTGTGATTTTTAGTGACAGTCCCAATACCCTAAAGGGTATAATTGATAAAGTATCGGAGGGGGATATCCTGGCGACTTCGGAAGAATTCAGAAATTTTGATGAACAATTCGATTCAGAATCCACCGTGTTCGTTTACAGCAATGTGCCTTTGTTGTTTGATAATATGTACGCTCTGGCCGATGCATCTACCAAACAAAAAATGCGGAAGAACAAAGATTTTATTATCTGCTTCCCCCAAGTCGGATTGCAATTGTCCCCAGAAGATGACTTGTTTGAAAGCAGATTGGTGCTCAATTATCAGGATGTGGAAGAAGTGAAGAAAGCCATCAATCTTCCAAAAAGTACCAACACAACCACCCCCAAAAATCAAAATACGACTTCGGCGGAAATCACGGATGCGGTTTTTAACCTGAGGCCCATCTACCCAACGGATTTGAATGCTAAATCGTTCAGTAAAAAATATGCCAACGGAAACATTCGGTTTGAAGTGGATTTAAAGGATGGCTTGAAGCACGGCCGTTACGAAGAGTATTATTCGGATGGCACGCGAAAAATCCGTGGCCGCTTCCGTGACGATGAGCAGGTCGGCACGTGGCGTTATTACGACAAAGATGGGAACCAAGTTCATAAAAAACGGTTTTAGCAGTACGGTCATTCTTTACGGATGCTGAACGCTGGTCATTGAGCGAAGTCGAAATGACTATAAGTGCTAATTGTCATTTCGAACGTCCCGATTTTTATCGGGAATGAGAAATCTCATTTCCCTTTCTGAGCGTAGCGAAGAATCCTTTTTAAAATATCCTAATCGGTGATTGGAGCAGTTCCCCAACAATCACTACCTTTCTAGTCCAAACCAAACCTCGAAAATGAAAAATATCCTAGTTGCAGCAGCACTTCTTGTTGCGTTCACCACAACCTTTACTGCCAATGCCCAAAAAATCAATTTCCCACAACGCTACGAAACGTGGAAAGCTGCAGAAAAGGGTCAATTTAAATGGGATCAAGAAGCTTTGGACAAAGCAGTGGAATACGCCTATGCCAATGAATATTCAGGTTCCAGAGATTTGCGTATTGCCATATTGGAAGGCTTCAAACGTGAACCATTCCACGAAATACTAGGGCCTACGAAGAAAAGGGGCGGTCCAGCAGGTATGATTATGAAAAATGGCTACGTGCTGGCTTCTTGGGGAGACACCAAACGGGTGGATATGACTTTCAGTGTCACCAAAAGCTTTTTATCCACTGTTGCTGGACTGGCCGAAGACCAAGGTTTGATCAACGACACCAAGGACAAAGTGAGGGACTACATTTGGGATGGCACTTTTGATGGTGCGCACAACTCCAAAATAACCTGGGAACACCTATTGCAACAAAACTCTGATTGGTCAGGGGAATTGTGGGGCGGTAAGGATTGGGCGGACCGTCCACCGAGTGAAGGAGGTCTGGACGATTGGAAATTCCGAAAGCTCAACGAACCCGGTACGGTAATGGAGTACAACGATGTTCGCGTAAACGTATTGGCCTATTCGTTGACCCATGTGTGGAGAAAACCGCTGCCCATGGTCCTCAAAGAAGAGGTGATGGATAAGATCGGGGCGACCACAACTTGGCGTTGGTTTGGCTACAAAGATGCTTGGACCGAAGTCGATGGGATACAGATGAAATCCGTGACCGGTGGTGGGCACTCTGGAGCCGGACTTTTTATCTCCACAGAGGATATGGCCCGTTTTGGAACGCTCTTTTTGAATAATGGCAAATGGGAGGACCAACAAATCATCAGTGAAGATTGGATCATAAAAGCTACTACGCCTTCTGTGCCCAATGTGAATTATGGCTATATGTGGTGGCTGAACCAACAAGGAGGCCGCCACTGGGATGGTGTTCCCGAACATGTGTTCTACGCCGCAGGTTTTGGGGGCAATTTTATTGTGGTGGACCAAAAAAGCGGGTTGGTCATTGTAACGCGCTGGCTGGAACCTTCAAAAATTGGGGAGTTTGTAAAGCAGGTGTATGAGGTTTTTTAATTAGTAATTAATAGCCCATCAGTCTCAACTTTTCAGGTTTTATTCCTTTTAATTTGTTTATAGAATTCAAAATCTATTAGAAGTGACACGAATTGCACGAATTACACGAATCATAATTGGTGTCATTCTGAAGTGTGTCGGAGTTTGACACGAAATCTTAGGCTACTTGGGATTTCTCGTCGCTTCACTCTGTCGAAATGACCACCGGCGTGTATCGGTCATTTCGAACGGATGTGAGAAATCCAATCCTATGCTGAAACATTTTGCTCTTGTGGCATAAAAGGCTCCAAAACCTTCAACGCCTTGTCCACACTTGTGATTCTGTCAAACGTCAACAGTAACCGTAAACCTGTTCGGGTCTGTTTTTCCTTAAGCTTGGCCTGTTGGGGATGGCTCTGTACATATTGCAGCACTTGGGTGAACACGGGACTTTGGTAAAAACTGGATTGCTGGTCCGCAATAAAGTAACCGATAAACTTGCCCTTCTTCATGATCACCTTTTCCAAACCAATATGCGTGGCAATCCATTTAACACGGACGGAATTCATCAAATCCACTACAGGCTCGGGCAACTCGCCAAAACGGTCCACCAATTGCGCTTCAAATTTCTGTAGGCCTTCCTCGTCCTCCACATCGTTCAATTGAGTGTAGAGGTTTAAGCGTTCTGTAATATTGTTGATGTAATCATCTGGGAAGAGCAGTTCAAAATCCGTGTCCAACTGCATCTCTTTCACATATACTTTTTCCTTATCGCCCTCAACTTCATCATACAGTTCCTTGAACTCGTTTTCCTTGAGTTCCTCTATGGCTTCGGACAGTATTTTTTGATAGGTCTCAAATCCAATCTCGTTGATAAATCCACTCTGCTCTCCTCCCAACAAGTCACCGGCACCACGAATTTCCAAATCCTTCATCGCAATATTGAAACCACTGCCCAGCTCGGTGAATTGTTCCAAAGCTTCGATACGTTTTCGGGCCTCGGTGGTCATCACTTCATAAGGTGGCGTGATAAAATAACAGAACGCTTTTTTGTTGCTTCGGCCTACTCGCCCGCGCATTTGGTGCAAGTCGCTCAATCCAAAATTGTTGGCGTTGTGAATGAAAATGGTGTTGGCGTTGGTCACATCCAAACCACTTTCAATGATGGTGGTCGAAACCAAAACATCAAACTCACCGTTCATAAAAGAAAGCATCAAGGTTTCCAGTTTTTTGCCCTCCATTTGTCCGTGTCCAATCCCAATTTTGGCATCGGGCACCAAGCGTTGGAGCATTCCGGCCACCTCTTTGATGTTTTCAATGCGATTATGGATGAAGAACACCTGTCCGCCCCGTTGGATTTCGTAGGATACGGCATCACGGATAATATCCTCGTTCAATCGAATCACATGGCTTTCGATGGGGTAGCGGTTCGGTGGAGGGGTATTGATGACAGAGAGATCACGAGCGGCCATCAAACTGAACTGTAACGTCCTTGGAATCGGTGTGGCGGTCAGCGTGAGCACATCCACGTTTTCTTTGATGGAACGCAGTTTTTCTTTTACGGAAACCCCGAATTTCTGTTCCTCGTCCACAATGAGCAAGCCCAAATCCTTGAACTTTACATTCTTGTTGACCAACTGGTGTGTTCCAATAATGATATCCACTTTGCCACTTTCCAGATTTTCTAGGGTCTCCCTTTTCTCCTTCGCTGTTCTAAATCGGTTGAGGTAATCCACGGTTACGGGCATTTCCTTCAATCGTTCGGAAAATGTTCTATGATGCTGAAAAGCCAAAATCGTTGTGGGAACCAAAATAGCCACCTGTTTGCCGTTGTCCACGGCTTTAAACGCAGCCCGTATCGCGACTTCCGTTTTCCCAAAACCAACATCCCCACAAATCAAGCGGTCCATCGGGCGTTCGCTCTCCATATCCTTCTTGACGTCCTGGGTACTTTTTTCTTGATCCGGCGTGTCTTCGTACAAGAAAGAAGCTTCGAGCTCGTGTTGTAAATAGCTGTCCGGCGCGTATTGAAATCCTTTTTCCAATCGCCGTTTGGCATAGACTTTTATCAGATCGAAGGCAATCTTTTTGACCCTGGCCTTGGTCTTTTGCTTGAGTTTTTTCCAAGCCGCCGAACCCAGTTTGTATATTTTGGGAGGCGCCCCGTCCTTACCATTGTATTTCGATATTTTATGAAGCGAATGGATGCTGACGTAGAGAATATCACGGTCGCCATAAATCAGTTTGATGGCTTCCTGCTTTTTGCCCTCCACATCAATTTTTTGCAACCCACCAAACTTGCCGATACCGTGATCAATGTGGGTCACATAATCGCCAATTTCCAGCTTGTTGAGTTCCTTCAGCGTGATGGCCTGCTTTTTGGCGTAGCCATTCTTCAGATGGAATTTGTGGTAACGCTCAAAAATTTGATGATCGGTATAGCAGACCAGTTTAAGGTCATCGTCAACAAAACCTTGGTACAAGGGAAAAATGATGGTCTGGTAGTGCACCGTTTCGTCCACTTCATTAAAAATGTCGTGAAAACGCTTGGCCTGTTGCTCGGTGGAACAGAAAATATAATTGCTGTAACCTGCATCCCGATTGTCATTGAGATTTTCAATAAGCAGGTCAAATTTTTTGTTGAAAGCTGGCTGGGGTTTGGTGTTGAATTGGATGATGTCACTTCGACTTCCTGCCCGTTCGGCAGGCGGGCGCTCAGTGACCATTTCTCCTGTATTTTGGTGGCTGAGCGGAGTCGAAGTACCAATCTCAAAACATAAATAATCCTTCAACTGCTCTTTCAACAAAGCTGAATCCAGAAAGAGTTCCTTGGGTTTCGCGTGTTTGATCTCTTGACTCAACTTGGCAAAACTCTCCTCAGCTTTTTCAAAAAAGGAATCAATCCGGTCGTAGATCAGCGCAGGGTTTTTTGCAAAGACCACGGTATTGGCCGAAATATATTTTAAGAAGCTTTCCCGTGTTTCCTCGGTAAACTTGTTTTCCACATTGGGTATGATGGTAATTTTCTTCACTTTGTCGGTGGAAAGCTGGGTTTCCACATCAAAAGTTCGAATGCTGTCCACTTCATCCCCAAAGAACTCGATACGATAAGGTTCATCGTGAGAGAAGGAAAAGACATCCACAATACCCCCACGAACAGAAAACTCCCCAGGTTCGGTCACAAAATCCACCCGTTTAAACTGGTATTCAAACAGCACTTCGTTTAAAAAATCCAACGAGATTTCATCGCCCAACTTTATTTTTTGGGTGTTTTTGTCCAGTTCCTTTCTGGTCACCACTTTCTCAAAAAGTGCATCGGGATACGTAACGATTATCGCCGGTTTCTTTCTGGAATTGATACGGTTCAATACCTCTGCACGCAGAAGTACGTTGGCATTGTCCGTTTCTTCAATTTGATACGGTCTTCGGTAGCTTCCGGGATAAAAAAGGACATCTTTTTCTCCAATCAACTGCTCCAAATCATTCAAAAGATAAGCAGCTTCTTCCTTGTCGTTCAAAATCAACAAGAATGGTGATTCGGCAGACTTGAAAGCTTCTGAAATCACAAAGGAAAGTGAAGAGCCCACAAGTCCTTTGATGCTTATTTTTTGACTGGCACCTCGAGCGGAGGCGAGAGGTTGGGCAATAGTATCCCTCAGTTTCCCAAGTTGGGGAGACTGTTCAAAAAGTTGTGAAATCGGGGTTTTGGTCAATCCAAAAAACTTTGCGGCAAAGATAAACCCCAGAAGCTTTTAGTGAAAATGTTTTTTTAGGTTTGTTTTGATAAGGTTGAACTTGTTTCAGCGTCTCACTCAGATGCGATTCCGTGTTATGCTTCGACTCATTTCGACTTCGCTCAATGACCAGGACTCAGCATCCGCACGGAATGACAATTGGCTAAAGGTCCCTGAGCGGAGTCGAAGGGACATTATGGGTTCTAAACCTTAATAATACTATCCTCAACAATGGTAAAAACTTCATCCGAATCCTCAGGGTCAAGGGAATGGGTGCCCGTGAATTGACCGAAGGCGGGAAGAATCATTTGATTTTTTGACTTAAAAAAACAGGGCAATTTGATGCGTTCCCTACCAAAACCTTTGAGTTTAATGGAAGGATGAATATGACCGCAAAACGTAAAATAGCCCTCACGTTCTTCGGGATGATGGGTCAATAAAAAAGAGTCAATAATCAACTCTGGAAATATCGAAATTTTTAGTTTTTCAAACTTTTCGGGGGCAATTATGTCGTGGTTGCCTGCCACCAAAAGGATTTCAGAAGGTGTTTTGCCTACCCAATTCTCAAACAATTCCCATTCTTTATTGAGGGATGAATGAAACAAATCGCCCAAAAAACAGATTTGAAAAGGCTGAAAATCCGAAACGATTTTATCCAAAAGCAGAAAGTTTTTGTGAATGGCCTTTCGAGGTACGGCGGCACCAAATTTTCTGAAATGGGATACCTTGCCCAAGTGTACATCACTGATCAGCAAGAGTGATTTTTCCTCCCAAAATAATCCACCCAAAGGGTGGAGAAAAAATAATTTATTTTCAATTTCAACTTTATGGGTCATATGTTACTGTAAAAAAGGGTCTGGGTATAGAGGTTGACATCCATTATTGCTGTTAAAATTATTGGGATACTCTGTTACAACGCATAAATATCCTTGGCGTAGAAATACATCTTCACTTTCAATGACAATTTTGTACCTGTAACTGCCTTGCGCAATTTCTTCAGTTGGAAAAACATTTCCTGCAGAATCATATCCTTTTGTAGTAAATATAAGTTGGTCGGAAGAGTTATAGATTTCAACTGTATTGTTCGGGTACAAATACAAGTTTTCAATGACCCAAAAATCATTAATTCCGTCCCCGTTGGGAGTTAATACGTTGGATACATAAATATCAACAAGTTCCCCATTTTCCTGTAATGGCAAATTGTTGACATTGTCATCAATTTCTTCAGTACAGCATTTGAATGAGTTACGGGCAGAAATGGAACCATCGGAGCTACAATTGGTAAGACAGAAAAAAAGGATGGTAATTAGCCAAATGTTCGATTTTAATTGTTGTAAGGACATTGATGTCTGAAATTTTAGGAAAGTTAGTTATTATTTTCGGGTCAGTTTTTCCATCATCCGTTGGATGCGGTCCGCCAATTTTTCGTTGGATAGTTTTTCCCGCAACCTATCCGTAATAATTGGGAAAGATAGGGGCGTGGGTTGGGTACATTGTTTCCAAACAATTTCTTGTTGTGCGATTCGCTCCAAGGCCAAACGTAAACGGCCTTCTTCCAGTTGATGCTCAAAAGTTTCGGTATAAGCTTGCTGATAGAGCAGATTATCATCTTCAAAATCACGGAACACATCAAACAGCAATTCCGAACTGCTTTGCAGATGCTTCATTTTGACTCCTTTCTCGGGATAGCCCGTGAAAACCATTCCACTGATGACGGCAATATCACGGAATTTTCTGCGCGCCATTTCGTTGGAGTTCAAACTTTTTTGAAGGTCGGACAACATATACTCCGGGGTAAAAAGGTTGTTGTCCAAAATTTCCTGAATGTTGATTTCCCTGTCCGATAGCAACTCAAACCCATAATCGTTAAATGCGAGGGAGCAGGTTATCGGCGTCAACAAACTGATGCGATAGGCCAAGAGACTGCTCATCCCTTCGTGAATGGCCCTGCCTTCAAAAGGGTAAAACATATGGTGGTAGCCATCCCGGGTCTTAAAGGTTTCTATCAAAAATTGATGTGGCTGTGGCACAATGCTTTCTTCCCGCTGTTTGGCAAACATCGGCTGCAATGCTTGTATTTCTTCTGACTGTTCCGAAAACTCCAACTCGGCGGTATACAATTCCTGCCGCAACAGTTCGGACATCTTTGCAGAAAAACTCAAACGTCCTCCCATCCAGCTGGGCACTTTGTTGGTTCTCTTTTTGGAATTTCGAACGTGTGCAGCCATCCCTTTGATCCTAATAAATTCCAGATTACGTCCGGCAAAAGTGAAAACATCGCCGGGACTCAATTTGGAAATAAAATATTCCTCGATACTGCCAATGTATCCTCCTTTTTGATAGCGAACGGAGATGGTGGCATCGCCCACAATGGTCCCAATCTGAAACCGATGTCGCATAGCAACCGCCCTGCTGTTCACTTTGAATTTGCCATCTGCTTCAACCTCCACCTTTTTATACTCGTCGTAGCTCTTCAAACTTTGACTTCCCATCACCAAAAAATTCAAAAGCCATTGCCATTGTTCTTCGGTCAAGGTCTGGTAACAGAATGTTTGTTTAATTTCTGGATAGATTTCATCCGGATAAAACCCATCGGAAACCGCCAAAGTGGTCAAATATTGAATAAGGACATCAAAGCTGTTGAGGTATGGTATGCGGTCTTCCACGGCGCTGTTCAATACCGCTTTTTGCATGGCCGAAGCCTCAACCAATTCGATGGCGTGGGTGGGTAAAAAATGAATCACACTTTCTTTGCCCGGTCGGTGACCGCTACGTCCGGCACGTTGTAAAAAACGAGCTACGCCTTTGGGACCGCCAATTTGGATCACGGTTTCCACAGGCGCAAAATCCACTCCCAAGTCCAGGCTCGATGTGCAGACCACTGCTTTTAGACTTTCATTTCGGATGGCCTGCTCCACCCAAAGTCGGGTTTCTTTGTTGATACTGCCATGGTGCATCGCCATTTCACCGGCAAACTCAGGGTATTTTTCCAAGATTTTCTGAAACCAGATTTCACATTGGCTACGGGTGTTGGTAAAAAGCAAGGTGGTTTTGCTATTATTGATGATGGGCACCACTTGGTCCAAAAGATGCAATCCCAAATGTCCGCGCCAGGGAAAGGTTTCCATTTCCTTAGGAATGATACTTTTCACCGTGATTTTTTTATTGAGGTTGGCCTTGACCAAAACCGAATTTTCCAATTCTGGCGATGTTGGTCCCAACAGGACTTCGCGAGCTTGTTCCAGATTCCCGATGGTGGCCGATATGCCCCAAATGCGTAGTTCCTTGCAGATTGTTTTTAATCGAGACAGGCCCAACTCCATTTGAACGCCGCGCTTGGTGCCCAAAAGTTCGTGCCATTCGTCCACAACAACGGCGGAACAGTCTTTGAAGGTTTTTTCGTAGCCTTTGGATGACAGCAATAACTGTAAGCTTTCAGGAGTTGTGATCAATAGGTCGGGCATATGGGTTCGCATTTTTGCCCGTTCTTTTGCCGAAGTGTCCCCTGTTCGAATGCCAACGGTCATTTGTGTTTCCAAATCTTGGGTAATGCGCTCTGCTGATTGTTTGATTTCCTGTGAAAGTGCTCGCAATGGCGTGATCCAGATGGCTTTTAATCCTTTTTTGTGCTTGGTCTTGTAATCAGGATTGTTTTTGATATAATTGAGGACTATTGGGAACCACAAAGCATAGGTTTTTCCACTACCCGTAGGGGCATTCAAAAGGCCGTGCTTACCATCCAAAAAAGCTTGCCACGTATCTTTTTGAAAAGGGAATGGCTTCCAATCTTGTTTTTGGAACCAATTTTCGGCGATATGGAAAAGGTCCTCTTGATTCATTTTTTATGAGATCCCTTCGCTTTGCTCGGGATCAGTGCTTTTAAATCATCCAATGAATTGGCCTCATCGATTTTTTTGTCCTTCCGCCATTTTAAAATTCTTGGAAAACGGGTGGCAACACCGCTCTTATGTCGCTTGGAAGGAGCAATCCCTTCAAAAGCGATTTCAAACACATACTGCGGAGTAACACTTCGAACGGGGCCAAAACGCTCCAACGTATTCTTCTTGATCCACGCATCCACTTGCCGAAACTCTTTGTCCGTTAAGCCCGAATAGGCCTTGGCAAAGGTGACCAGTTCTTTTTCACCTTCTTCGTTTTTATCCCACAGCGCAAAGGTGTAGTCGGTAAAGAGGTTGCTTCGCCGGCCATGACCCCGCATAGCGTAGGTGAGCACGGCATCAATGGTGAGCGGGTCGACCTTCCATTTCCACCAGCCCCCTTTTTTTCGTCCCACTTGGTAGGTGGAGTCATTGCGTTTGAGCACTAGGCCCTCACTATGTTTTTCTCTGGACAATTTCCTTTCTTTTGCCACTTCTTCCCAAGAATTGAATTGCATCCGTTCGGATAGGAGTATGGGTAATTCATTATAAGGGGTTCTGTTTCGACTCATTTCGACTTCGCTCAATGACCAGCGCTCAGTGACCTGTTTATTGAGCGTAGTCGAAATCATAGATTCTAAAATTTTTCTTCGCTCCAGATAAGTTTTGTTTCTGATGTCCTTCCCCTTCCATTCCAAAATATCATAGACTTTCAACTTGACAGGGATTTTTTCCAACAATGATTTTGAAACGTTTTTGCGGCCTATTCGGGTCTGAAGGTCTTTAAAAGTGCCGATTTCTCCTTTGGGATAGGGGAGCAGTTCACCATCCAACACTGTTCCATTAGGGATAACGCCAACAAAAGCTTCAAATTCTGGATATTTATCGGTGACGAGTTCTTCACCCCGACTCCAGACAAAGATTTCATCATTTCGAAGAATGGTTTGAGATCGAATGCCGTCCCATTTGTGCTCTGCGGACCATTGGGTTACCTCACCCAAATCTGTAACGTCGTCTTCAACGGCATATGCTAAAAAGAAGGGATAGGGTTTGGAGAGGTAATCGCTCTCTTTCTCCTGCAAAACTAAGTCGTGGAAACTGATGCGGTTCGGGTCCCAATTGCCCATTAGTTTATAAGCGAGAATGTCCTCTTCAATACCCGTGGCTTTGGATAGTGCACGGGTCATCAATTTTTGACTCACCCCGATTCTAAAACTGCCTGTGATCAATTTATTAAAGACAAAACGCTCGTAATAATCGAGTTCGGACCAATATTGAAAAAGGTATTCCTTTTTTTCTGCTTCCGTTTTTTGTTTCAAGGCTATCATCTCCTGTAAAAAGGTGGTCAATGATTTTTTTGAGCCTTTTTCTGTTGAGGGAACCACCAAAGCAATGGTCTCGGCCAAATCTCCAACGATATGATAGCTCTCTTCGAACAGCCACAATGGAATATGGGATAGTTCAGCTGCCCAAGTACGCAGCAAAGTTGTGTTCACGGGACGCGGAGGTCTTCTGTGGGATAGTATGGCGATGGTCCAAACCTTGTCTTGGTCGCTCGCTTCTTTAAAGTATTGGGAGAGTGCCTCCACCTTTACATTGGTTTTATTGGTGCCATCCAATGTTTTTATGAGTTGGGCAAACTGTTTCATTCCGCTTCCGATTTTTCTTGTTCGTTAGCATTGATTTCGGACAGTTCGCCTTCGTATTGCGTAGCTTCGGTTCGGGCATCGTAGCCCAATTCCATCAAATATTTGGAGAAAATGTCGGTGTAGCCGTGTGTGCAGATTATTTTTTCCGCACCGGTGGCTTCGATTGTCTGCAATAGTCCTCTCCAATCGCAATGGTCGCTCAGTACAAAACCTTTGTCAATAGCCCTCCGTCTTCGTGCACCCCTGAAAGCCATCCAACCACTGGCTGTGGCGGTAACATAGGGAACCATTTTTTTTATCCAAGTGCTTCCATGGGCACTGGGAGGAGCAACCACAATGTTGCCCAAAAGGTCCTCCTTTTTGGTCTCTTTGGTAATCAAATGGGTTGGTGGCAAATCAACCAAAGGCCTGAGCACTTCGGTCATATTTTCGACCGCTCCGTGCGTGTATATTTTTCCTATGGACGTGTCCAGATGTTTGATCAAGCGTTGTGCCTTCCCCAAGGAATAACCAAAAAGCACCGAGGTTTTTCCTTCTGCTTGATTCTGTGCCCACCATTGGTTGATATCGTTGAACACCTCTTTTTGTGGTCGCCAACGAAATGCAGGTAACCCGAAGGTGCACTCCGTGATGAAGGTGTGACATTTTACAAGCTCAAATGGAGTGGTGAGCCCATCGTCTTCAATTTTGTAATCTCCCGTGAACACCCATACTTCGTCATTGTGCTCCACCCGTATTTGTGAAGATCCCACAATATGTCCGGCAGGATGGAAACTGAATTTTACGTTGTTCACCGTGAATGTTTCGCCCCAGTCTTTTCCTGAAATGGAAACATCCCCTAAACGATGCTTCACGATTGGAACATTCTTATGGTGGGTAATGTACTTGTTATGACC from Flagellimonas oceani encodes the following:
- a CDS encoding serine hydrolase domain-containing protein, which translates into the protein MKNILVAAALLVAFTTTFTANAQKINFPQRYETWKAAEKGQFKWDQEALDKAVEYAYANEYSGSRDLRIAILEGFKREPFHEILGPTKKRGGPAGMIMKNGYVLASWGDTKRVDMTFSVTKSFLSTVAGLAEDQGLINDTKDKVRDYIWDGTFDGAHNSKITWEHLLQQNSDWSGELWGGKDWADRPPSEGGLDDWKFRKLNEPGTVMEYNDVRVNVLAYSLTHVWRKPLPMVLKEEVMDKIGATTTWRWFGYKDAWTEVDGIQMKSVTGGGHSGAGLFISTEDMARFGTLFLNNGKWEDQQIISEDWIIKATTPSVPNVNYGYMWWLNQQGGRHWDGVPEHVFYAAGFGGNFIVVDQKSGLVIVTRWLEPSKIGEFVKQVYEVF
- a CDS encoding ligase-associated DNA damage response DEXH box helicase, with protein sequence MNQEDLFHIAENWFQKQDWKPFPFQKDTWQAFLDGKHGLLNAPTGSGKTYALWFPIVLNYIKNNPDYKTKHKKGLKAIWITPLRALSQEIKQSAERITQDLETQMTVGIRTGDTSAKERAKMRTHMPDLLITTPESLQLLLSSKGYEKTFKDCSAVVVDEWHELLGTKRGVQMELGLSRLKTICKELRIWGISATIGNLEQAREVLLGPTSPELENSVLVKANLNKKITVKSIIPKEMETFPWRGHLGLHLLDQVVPIINNSKTTLLFTNTRSQCEIWFQKILEKYPEFAGEMAMHHGSINKETRLWVEQAIRNESLKAVVCTSSLDLGVDFAPVETVIQIGGPKGVARFLQRAGRSGHRPGKESVIHFLPTHAIELVEASAMQKAVLNSAVEDRIPYLNSFDVLIQYLTTLAVSDGFYPDEIYPEIKQTFCYQTLTEEQWQWLLNFLVMGSQSLKSYDEYKKVEVEADGKFKVNSRAVAMRHRFQIGTIVGDATISVRYQKGGYIGSIEEYFISKLSPGDVFTFAGRNLEFIRIKGMAAHVRNSKKRTNKVPSWMGGRLSFSAKMSELLRQELYTAELEFSEQSEEIQALQPMFAKQREESIVPQPHQFLIETFKTRDGYHHMFYPFEGRAIHEGMSSLLAYRISLLTPITCSLAFNDYGFELLSDREINIQEILDNNLFTPEYMLSDLQKSLNSNEMARRKFRDIAVISGMVFTGYPEKGVKMKHLQSSSELLFDVFRDFEDDNLLYQQAYTETFEHQLEEGRLRLALERIAQQEIVWKQCTQPTPLSFPIITDRLREKLSNEKLADRIQRMMEKLTRK
- the mfd gene encoding transcription-repair coupling factor; the encoded protein is MTKTPISQLFEQSPQLGKLRDTIAQPLASARGASQKISIKGLVGSSLSFVISEAFKSAESPFLLILNDKEEAAYLLNDLEQLIGEKDVLFYPGSYRRPYQIEETDNANVLLRAEVLNRINSRKKPAIIVTYPDALFEKVVTRKELDKNTQKIKLGDEISLDFLNEVLFEYQFKRVDFVTEPGEFSVRGGIVDVFSFSHDEPYRIEFFGDEVDSIRTFDVETQLSTDKVKKITIIPNVENKFTEETRESFLKYISANTVVFAKNPALIYDRIDSFFEKAEESFAKLSQEIKHAKPKELFLDSALLKEQLKDYLCFEIGTSTPLSHQNTGEMVTERPPAERAGSRSDIIQFNTKPQPAFNKKFDLLIENLNDNRDAGYSNYIFCSTEQQAKRFHDIFNEVDETVHYQTIIFPLYQGFVDDDLKLVCYTDHQIFERYHKFHLKNGYAKKQAITLKELNKLEIGDYVTHIDHGIGKFGGLQKIDVEGKKQEAIKLIYGDRDILYVSIHSLHKISKYNGKDGAPPKIYKLGSAAWKKLKQKTKARVKKIAFDLIKVYAKRRLEKGFQYAPDSYLQHELEASFLYEDTPDQEKSTQDVKKDMESERPMDRLICGDVGFGKTEVAIRAAFKAVDNGKQVAILVPTTILAFQHHRTFSERLKEMPVTVDYLNRFRTAKEKRETLENLESGKVDIIIGTHQLVNKNVKFKDLGLLIVDEEQKFGVSVKEKLRSIKENVDVLTLTATPIPRTLQFSLMAARDLSVINTPPPNRYPIESHVIRLNEDIIRDAVSYEIQRGGQVFFIHNRIENIKEVAGMLQRLVPDAKIGIGHGQMEGKKLETLMLSFMNGEFDVLVSTTIIESGLDVTNANTIFIHNANNFGLSDLHQMRGRVGRSNKKAFCYFITPPYEVMTTEARKRIEALEQFTELGSGFNIAMKDLEIRGAGDLLGGEQSGFINEIGFETYQKILSEAIEELKENEFKELYDEVEGDKEKVYVKEMQLDTDFELLFPDDYINNITERLNLYTQLNDVEDEEGLQKFEAQLVDRFGELPEPVVDLMNSVRVKWIATHIGLEKVIMKKGKFIGYFIADQQSSFYQSPVFTQVLQYVQSHPQQAKLKEKQTRTGLRLLLTFDRITSVDKALKVLEPFMPQEQNVSA
- the pdeM gene encoding ligase-associated DNA damage response endonuclease PdeM — encoded protein: MTHKVEIENKLFFLHPLGGLFWEEKSLLLISDVHLGKVSHFRKFGAAVPRKAIHKNFLLLDKIVSDFQPFQICFLGDLFHSSLNKEWELFENWVGKTPSEILLVAGNHDIIAPEKFEKLKISIFPELIIDSFLLTHHPEEREGYFTFCGHIHPSIKLKGFGRERIKLPCFFKSKNQMILPAFGQFTGTHSLDPEDSDEVFTIVEDSIIKV
- a CDS encoding gliding motility-associated C-terminal domain-containing protein — its product is MSLQQLKSNIWLITILFFCLTNCSSDGSISARNSFKCCTEEIDDNVNNLPLQENGELVDIYVSNVLTPNGDGINDFWVIENLYLYPNNTVEIYNSSDQLIFTTKGYDSAGNVFPTEEIAQGSYRYKIVIESEDVFLRQGYLCVVTEYPNNFNSNNGCQPLYPDPFLQ